In the genome of Gloeotrichia echinulata CP02, one region contains:
- a CDS encoding sigma-70 family RNA polymerase sigma factor, producing the protein MSQSITVSWSTVDARCPEASVQVDKLSNHDLILRCQVGQRPDRAAFAELLRRYQTQVDRVLYHLAPDWADRADLAQEVWIRVYRNISRLQEPAKFRGWLSRIATNLFYDELRKRKRVVSPLSLDAPRSVEDGEMDWEIAGDTPGPEEELTTREFYEQLRDAIADLPEVFRTTIVLREIEGMAYEEIAEITGVSLGTVKSRIARARSRLQTQLQTYLNI; encoded by the coding sequence ATGAGTCAGTCGATTACTGTATCCTGGTCAACGGTTGATGCGAGGTGCCCAGAAGCATCGGTGCAAGTTGACAAACTCTCAAATCACGATCTCATTTTGCGCTGTCAAGTCGGACAGCGACCAGATCGTGCTGCGTTTGCAGAACTATTGCGCCGCTATCAAACTCAAGTCGATAGGGTGTTATACCACCTGGCTCCAGATTGGGCTGACAGAGCCGATTTGGCTCAAGAAGTTTGGATTCGAGTATATCGGAATATTAGCCGATTACAAGAACCTGCCAAATTTCGGGGCTGGTTAAGCCGCATTGCTACCAACTTGTTTTATGATGAGTTGCGCAAACGTAAGCGGGTTGTCAGTCCTCTATCCCTAGATGCTCCCCGCTCGGTAGAAGACGGCGAGATGGATTGGGAAATTGCTGGAGATACCCCAGGACCGGAGGAAGAACTGACGACTAGAGAATTTTACGAGCAACTGCGAGACGCGATCGCCGATTTACCAGAAGTATTTCGTACTACAATTGTCCTCAGAGAAATCGAAGGGATGGCTTATGAAGAAATTGCCGAAATCACTGGCGTTTCTTTAGGAACCGTGAAATCGAGAATAGCTAGGGCTAGATCGAGATTGCAAACCCAGTTGCAAACTTATCTTAATATCTAA
- a CDS encoding zf-HC2 domain-containing protein: MTTDSQFYNHSDSQLPSVMADGLAKHTNESTGAKDMVKRDRFELLSAYLDGEVTAAERRQVEEWLANDAGVKCLYARLLKLRQGLRNLPVPENQQPIETTIQKVFARLRRRSQFVWACSGAAVAACVIGAVSGVLPGGESKTLQLAQQRIAEPAKTTPVIAVPASPLMVALNNPVIEIPKAAVARSAKPANHRQPKQVDPKQDIN; this comes from the coding sequence ATGACTACTGATTCTCAGTTCTACAACCACTCTGACTCGCAACTTCCAAGCGTTATGGCAGATGGATTGGCCAAGCATACCAATGAATCGACGGGTGCAAAGGATATGGTGAAGCGCGATCGCTTCGAGTTATTGAGTGCTTACCTCGATGGCGAGGTCACAGCTGCTGAACGCAGGCAAGTTGAAGAATGGCTGGCAAATGATGCCGGCGTTAAGTGCTTGTACGCTCGACTGTTAAAATTAAGACAAGGCTTGCGGAATCTGCCCGTACCAGAGAACCAACAGCCAATAGAAACAACAATCCAAAAGGTTTTCGCGCGGTTACGTCGCCGTTCTCAGTTTGTCTGGGCTTGTTCGGGCGCGGCTGTTGCGGCTTGTGTGATTGGCGCAGTATCAGGCGTCCTCCCTGGTGGGGAATCCAAAACCCTGCAATTAGCGCAGCAAAGAATAGCAGAACCAGCAAAAACGACCCCCGTCATTGCCGTTCCTGCTTCACCGCTGATGGTGGCTTTAAATAACCCAGTGATTGAAATTCCCAAAGCAGCAGTTGCGCGATCGGCAAAACCTGCAAATCACCGACAGCCGAAACAAGTTGATCCGAAACAGGATATCAACTAA
- a CDS encoding gamma-glutamylcyclotransferase: protein MSISFADSENLTELDQLEDYQTTRQKSENLYNREHIEIFNLDMLSLGRAWVYLMTLDRVYQLRGFPQPDGWWSGCGLTPNTANWAIS from the coding sequence ATGTCAATTTCTTTTGCCGATTCAGAAAATTTAACTGAATTAGATCAGCTAGAAGATTACCAGACTACTAGACAAAAATCAGAAAACCTCTATAATCGAGAGCATATCGAGATATTTAATCTTGATATGCTCTCGTTGGGTCGGGCTTGGGTCTACTTAATGACCTTAGACCGGGTTTACCAATTAAGAGGTTTTCCCCAACCTGATGGCTGGTGGAGTGGCTGCGGCTTAACTCCAAACACAGCGAATTGGGCAATTAGTTGA
- a CDS encoding nucleotidyltransferase family protein, translated as MKQKTLPIKLSQEEINHFCQRHSIRKLFLFGSVLRDDFTRESDVDVLVEFEPGKTPGLAIITMEDELSSIINRQIDLRTSADLSRYFREQVLAEAMVIYEQN; from the coding sequence ATGAAACAAAAGACTCTTCCTATTAAGTTATCTCAAGAAGAAATTAACCATTTTTGTCAACGTCATTCGATCCGCAAGTTGTTTTTATTTGGTTCAGTATTAAGAGATGATTTTACAAGAGAAAGTGATGTTGATGTTTTAGTAGAATTTGAACCGGGAAAAACTCCAGGTTTAGCTATTATTACGATGGAAGATGAGTTGTCAAGTATAATAAATCGCCAGATAGATTTAAGAACATCAGCAGATTTAAGTCGTTATTTTCGTGAGCAAGTCTTAGCGGAAGCTATGGTTATTTATGAGCAAAATTGA
- a CDS encoding DUF86 domain-containing protein, with the protein MSKIDDLTRLKHIRDSAEEALSFVNNRTREDLDHDRMLSLALVRLIEIIGEAANHVSESCQAKYFQIPWRQIIGMRNRIIHAYFDVDLDIIWQVITQDLGSLLSEIQKAIKDLER; encoded by the coding sequence ATGAGCAAAATTGACGATTTAACTCGGCTAAAACACATCCGAGATTCCGCAGAAGAGGCGTTATCTTTTGTGAACAATCGTACCAGAGAAGATTTAGATCATGATAGGATGCTATCTTTAGCTCTAGTAAGATTAATTGAAATCATCGGTGAAGCAGCTAATCATGTTTCTGAATCTTGCCAAGCTAAGTATTTTCAAATACCTTGGCGACAAATTATCGGCATGAGAAACCGTATAATTCATGCTTATTTTGATGTTGATTTAGATATAATCTGGCAAGTAATCACTCAAGATTTAGGTTCACTTTTAAGTGAGATTCAAAAGGCAATTAAAGATTTAGAAAGATAA
- a CDS encoding type II toxin-antitoxin system Phd/YefM family antitoxin: MTKLEINQFQSNLTKYLDLVIKGEKIIITQDDKPVAEISPIQRPLKRGSAKGKVWMSSDFNDSLEDFKDYME, encoded by the coding sequence ATGACTAAACTAGAAATAAATCAATTCCAGTCTAATTTAACTAAATATCTCGACCTGGTAATCAAAGGAGAGAAGATCATTATTACACAAGATGATAAACCAGTGGCGGAAATTTCCCCAATTCAACGCCCGTTAAAACGAGGTAGTGCTAAAGGGAAAGTATGGATGTCATCAGATTTTAACGACTCTCTCGAAGACTTTAAGGATTACATGGAATGA
- a CDS encoding prevent-host-death family protein, whose amino-acid sequence MEIQSVGIKEFRANIHKYTKQTSEPIAITSHGVQIGYYIPTQPTPQKQDLIALQAAVQKIKQLLETKGISEDELFADFQNAKKSTL is encoded by the coding sequence ATGGAAATACAATCTGTAGGAATCAAGGAATTTCGTGCCAATATACACAAATACACAAAACAGACATCTGAACCAATAGCAATTACTTCTCATGGCGTGCAAATAGGTTACTATATCCCGACACAACCTACTCCTCAAAAACAAGATTTAATTGCTTTACAAGCAGCAGTACAGAAAATCAAACAATTACTGGAAACAAAAGGTATTAGTGAAGATGAGCTATTTGCCGATTTCCAGAATGCCAAAAAAAGTACACTATAA
- a CDS encoding type II toxin-antitoxin system HicB family antitoxin, translating into MKREFNVIIERDADGYFIASVPNLAGCHTQAKSLDELMERIREAIALCLEFESEQDSLDFVGVQRVAVEV; encoded by the coding sequence ATGAAAAGAGAATTTAATGTAATTATCGAACGAGATGCAGATGGCTACTTTATCGCCTCCGTCCCTAATCTAGCTGGATGTCATACACAAGCCAAATCTTTAGATGAGTTGATGGAACGTATCCGAGAAGCGATCGCACTCTGTTTGGAATTTGAATCAGAACAGGATTCATTGGATTTTGTGGGCGTCCAACGAGTTGCTGTTGAAGTATGA